A genome region from Bufo gargarizans isolate SCDJY-AF-19 chromosome 2, ASM1485885v1, whole genome shotgun sequence includes the following:
- the LOC122926896 gene encoding prothymosin alpha-like, with amino-acid sequence MADTAVDTTTEVPVTKDLKEKKEVVVVEEPEKAEKNGSGDAPANGTEENGADHSEENTEDPEEEEDEAEGEGDEEEEEGEGEETEADGHPVKRAAEDEEKTETKKQKTENGDSTEVKESA; translated from the exons ATGGCCGATACCGCTGTCGATACCACCACTGAGGTGCCAGTGACCAAG GATCTCAAAGAAAAgaaagaagtagtagtagtagaggaACCGGAGAAGGCAGAAAAAAATGGCAGCGGCGACGCTCCAGCCAATGGAACG GAAGAGAACGGTGCAGATCACAGCGAGGAAAACACAGAGGACCCTGAAGAGGAAGAAGATGAAG CCGAGGGAGAAGgagatgaagaagaggaggaaggtgAAGGAGAAGAGACAGAGGCAGATGGTCATCCTGTAAAACGCGCGGCAGAGGATGAG GAGAAAACCGAAACTAAAAAACAgaagacagaaaatggagattccACAGAAGTTAAAGAGTCTGCTTAA